A genomic region of Friedmanniella luteola contains the following coding sequences:
- a CDS encoding thioredoxin domain-containing protein: MNRLRWSRSPYLLQHAENPVDWYEWGDDAFAAARESDRPVLLSIGYAACHWCHVMAHESFEDPELAAVVNEHFVAVKVDREERPDVDAVYMQATQALTGHGGWPMTVFLTPDRQPFYAGTYFPPTPRHGLPAFGELLEAVGAAWRDRRSEVLTSAGSIVSQLAERAVTAMPGEVGPEDLDHAMALLRADFDPLHAGFGGAPKFPPSMALEALLREGGEDATLMAGRTLDAMARGGLYDQLGGGFARYSVDAAWVVPHFEKMLYDNALLLGVCTHGWRRTGSPLAARVVEETVAWLVREMRTEEGGFAASLDADSADGEGRLHEGAFYVWTPAQLRAVLGDDDGTWAAGALSVIDAGTFERGASTLQLLADPDPERWARVRAALLAAREERPRPGRDDKVVAAWNGWLVDALVQAATVFDRPDWLEHARDAAALVWRLHRQDGRLRRTSRRGVVGGAPGILEDYAAQALAATRLAAALRDPVWLARARELLEDVLELFDDDGAGFFDTAADAERLFARPQDPTDNATPSGLSSAVHALRLFAELTGEDAWAERADRAAASAGGLVRQAPRYAGWLLADAVSRLRGIPVQVAVVGPAGPDRDTLVSTAHRHVPAGSVVVAGLGDDDGFALLADRQARDGRPTAYVCRHFVCRLPVTSPEELVAQLQT; encoded by the coding sequence ATGAACCGTCTGAGGTGGTCACGCAGCCCCTACCTGCTCCAGCACGCCGAGAACCCGGTCGACTGGTACGAGTGGGGTGACGACGCCTTCGCCGCGGCGCGGGAGTCCGACCGGCCCGTCCTGCTGTCCATCGGCTACGCCGCCTGCCACTGGTGCCACGTGATGGCCCACGAGTCCTTCGAGGACCCCGAGCTCGCCGCGGTGGTCAACGAGCACTTCGTGGCCGTCAAGGTGGACCGCGAGGAGCGGCCGGACGTCGACGCCGTCTACATGCAGGCCACCCAGGCGCTGACGGGGCACGGCGGCTGGCCCATGACGGTCTTCCTTACCCCCGACCGGCAGCCCTTCTACGCCGGCACGTACTTCCCGCCCACCCCGCGGCACGGGCTGCCCGCGTTCGGGGAGCTGCTGGAGGCCGTCGGCGCAGCCTGGCGCGACCGGCGGTCGGAGGTCCTGACCAGCGCCGGCAGCATCGTCAGCCAGCTGGCCGAGCGGGCGGTCACCGCGATGCCGGGCGAGGTCGGTCCCGAGGACCTCGACCACGCGATGGCGCTGCTGCGCGCCGACTTCGACCCGCTGCACGCGGGCTTCGGCGGCGCCCCGAAGTTCCCGCCGTCGATGGCGCTCGAGGCGCTGCTGCGCGAGGGCGGCGAGGACGCGACGCTGATGGCCGGGCGGACCCTGGACGCCATGGCCCGGGGCGGCCTCTACGACCAGCTGGGCGGTGGCTTCGCCCGGTACAGCGTCGACGCCGCCTGGGTGGTGCCGCACTTCGAGAAGATGCTCTACGACAACGCGCTCCTGCTCGGCGTCTGCACCCACGGCTGGCGGCGGACCGGGTCCCCGCTGGCCGCCCGGGTCGTCGAGGAGACGGTCGCGTGGCTGGTGCGGGAGATGCGCACCGAGGAGGGCGGCTTCGCGGCCAGCCTGGACGCCGACTCCGCCGACGGCGAGGGCCGGCTGCACGAGGGCGCCTTCTACGTCTGGACGCCGGCCCAGCTGCGCGCCGTCCTCGGCGACGACGACGGCACCTGGGCGGCCGGGGCGCTGTCCGTCATCGACGCGGGCACCTTCGAACGCGGCGCCTCCACCCTGCAGCTGCTCGCCGACCCCGATCCGGAGCGGTGGGCACGGGTGCGCGCGGCCCTGCTGGCCGCCCGGGAGGAGCGGCCGCGGCCGGGTCGGGACGACAAGGTGGTGGCCGCCTGGAACGGCTGGCTGGTCGACGCGCTGGTGCAGGCGGCGACCGTGTTCGACCGGCCGGACTGGCTGGAGCACGCCCGCGACGCGGCCGCGCTGGTCTGGCGGCTGCACCGCCAGGACGGCCGGCTGCGCCGCACCTCCCGCCGCGGCGTGGTGGGCGGGGCGCCCGGCATCCTCGAGGACTACGCCGCGCAGGCCCTGGCGGCCACCCGGCTCGCCGCGGCCCTGCGCGACCCGGTCTGGCTGGCGCGGGCGCGGGAGCTGCTCGAGGACGTGCTGGAGCTCTTCGACGACGACGGCGCAGGGTTCTTCGACACCGCCGCGGACGCGGAGCGGCTGTTCGCCCGGCCGCAGGACCCCACCGACAACGCGACGCCGTCGGGCCTCAGCTCCGCGGTGCACGCGCTCCGGCTCTTCGCCGAGCTGACCGGGGAGGACGCCTGGGCCGAGCGGGCCGACCGGGCCGCGGCCTCGGCGGGCGGGCTGGTGCGCCAGGCGCCGCGCTACGCCGGCTGGCTGCTGGCCGACGCGGTCAGCCGGCTGCGGGGCATCCCGGTGCAGGTCGCGGTGGTCGGTCCGGCCGGACCCGACCGGGACACGCTGGTGAGCACGGCGCACCGGCACGTGCCGGCGGGCTCGGTCGTCGTGGCGGGGCTCGGCGACGACGACGGGTTCGCCCTGCTGGCCGACCGGCAGGCCCGCGACGGCCGGCCGACGGCCTACGTCTGCCGGCACTTCGTCTGCCGGCTGCCGGTCACCAGCCCCGAGGAGCTGGTCGCCCAGCTGCAGACCTGA
- the trhA gene encoding PAQR family membrane homeostasis protein TrhA: MTPSSGAAARRRENRPPAPADAGHEPIADVLALAKPRLRGWLHACTAPLALAAGVVLVVLAPTSTGRAGGAVFLAASVLLFGTSGLYHRRTWSPRGEAVMRRLDHANIYVFIAASYTPMALLMLTGGSRVLLLALIWGAALGGLVFRLFWLDAPRWLYTALYVVMGWAAVGWMGAFYASGGLAVLLLILLGGLFYTGGAVVYARQRPDPSPAWFGYHEIFHTGTVLGFVSHYVAISLLTYAAR, encoded by the coding sequence GTGACGCCGTCCTCAGGAGCAGCCGCGCGCCGTCGGGAGAACCGCCCGCCGGCCCCCGCCGACGCGGGGCACGAGCCCATCGCCGACGTGCTGGCCCTGGCCAAGCCCCGGCTGCGGGGGTGGTTGCACGCCTGCACGGCGCCGCTGGCGCTGGCCGCGGGCGTCGTCCTCGTCGTGCTGGCCCCGACCTCGACGGGCCGGGCGGGCGGAGCGGTGTTCCTCGCCGCGTCGGTGCTGCTCTTCGGCACCAGCGGGCTGTACCACCGGCGGACCTGGAGCCCCCGGGGCGAGGCCGTCATGCGCCGCCTCGACCACGCCAACATCTACGTCTTCATCGCCGCCAGCTACACCCCGATGGCCCTGCTGATGCTGACGGGTGGCTCGCGGGTCCTCCTGCTGGCGCTGATCTGGGGCGCCGCGCTGGGCGGTCTGGTCTTCCGGCTGTTCTGGCTGGACGCCCCGCGCTGGCTCTACACCGCGCTCTACGTCGTCATGGGGTGGGCGGCGGTCGGCTGGATGGGCGCCTTCTACGCCTCCGGCGGGCTGGCGGTGCTGCTGCTGATCCTGCTCGGCGGGCTCTTCTACACCGGCGGCGCGGTGGTCTACGCGCGCCAGCGCCCCGACCCCTCCCCCGCCTGGTTCGGCTACCACGAGATCTTCCACACCGGCACGGTGCTGGGGTTCGTCAGCCACTACGTGGCCATCTCCCTGCTCACCTACGCCGCCCGCTGA
- a CDS encoding isoprenyl transferase, translated as MREFVDRLHPSGLLYATYEHRLVAELDRSQLPQHVAVLADGNRRWARDNAPGQPLVAGYRAGAEKLKEFVEWCDEIGIPVVTLWVLSTDNFSRSSAEELEPLLEVIEGMVTDLADSLRWRLHPFGALDLLPASTAELLRGAERDTAELPGMVVNIAISYGGRHELRDAVRSLLAEHARNGTPIEELARTLDIEHIAEHLYTKGQPDPDLIIRTSGEQRLSGFLMWQSAHSEFYFCEALWPDFRKVDFIRALRSYGERERRFGR; from the coding sequence ATGCGCGAGTTCGTGGACCGCCTGCATCCCTCCGGCCTGCTGTACGCCACCTACGAGCACCGGCTGGTCGCCGAGCTGGACCGCAGCCAGCTGCCGCAGCACGTCGCCGTCCTCGCCGACGGCAACCGTCGCTGGGCCCGCGACAACGCTCCGGGCCAGCCGCTGGTGGCCGGCTACCGGGCCGGGGCGGAGAAGCTCAAGGAGTTCGTCGAGTGGTGCGACGAGATCGGCATACCCGTCGTCACGCTGTGGGTGCTCTCCACCGACAACTTCTCCCGCAGCAGCGCCGAGGAGCTGGAGCCGCTGCTCGAGGTGATCGAGGGCATGGTCACCGACCTCGCCGACTCCCTGCGCTGGCGGCTGCACCCCTTCGGTGCCCTGGACCTGCTGCCCGCGAGCACCGCCGAGCTGCTGCGCGGGGCGGAGCGGGACACCGCCGAGCTGCCCGGGATGGTGGTCAACATCGCCATCTCCTACGGCGGCCGGCACGAGCTCCGCGACGCCGTCCGCTCGCTGCTGGCCGAGCACGCCCGCAACGGCACCCCGATCGAGGAGCTGGCCCGCACCCTCGACATCGAGCACATCGCCGAGCACCTCTACACCAAGGGCCAGCCCGACCCGGACCTGATCATCCGCACCTCGGGCGAGCAGCGGCTCTCCGGCTTCTTGATGTGGCAGTCGGCGCACAGCGAGTTCTACTTCTGCGAGGCGCTGTGGCCCGACTTCCGCAAGGTCGACTTCATCCGGGCGCTGCGGTCCTACGGCGAGCGCGAGCGGCGCTTCGGCCGCTGA